The Budorcas taxicolor isolate Tak-1 chromosome 2, Takin1.1, whole genome shotgun sequence nucleotide sequence GTGGAAACGCTTCTGTCCCCGGCACAGCCCAGCGGCCACCCGAGGGTACAAGTCACCCCAGACCCACCGAGCAGGGCTCAGAGACTGCGTAGATACCTAGGCGGCAGGCGGGCGGGGTGCCAACCTGGACCAAGCGGAGGGTCGGGACGGGAGCAGTTTGCAGGTCTTCCAAGACAGAGCGTTATCACAGAATCTGTTGCAGTTTCGAATCCAGAAGAGGACTTCCCACGCCGCAGAGCCCGAAAGCGCCAGAGGAAGGAGTACCCCAGAGCCAGCTCATTCCCACCGCCGCCTTGCCGGAGCCGCCAGCCGGACCGACAGCGCCTGGCGAGGGTCGCCCGCGCGACCCGCGGGACAGGGGCCCAGGCCCGCTCCGGCCCCACGTCGCGCCCCTCCGGGCGCTCGGGCCGCGGCGCAGCGCTGGCAGTGGGCAGCGCCGGCCGCGGGCCCCGGACCCCCGACCCGCGCCGCGGCCGGCCCCCGCGTTCCTCGGTCAGCACGCCCGCGCCGCGGTGACAGCCGGACCCCGCCCCCACGGCCCCCGCGCCCGCCGGCCCCGCCGCGTACCTACCTACCCTCCTGCGGCGCCGGCCGCGAGCCCACCTCCGCCCGCCGCCGCTTTCTCCTCAGCGCGCCGCGCGCCCCGGCGCCGGCGCGTCTGCGCACGCGCGcacgcggccccgcccccgccgagcCTCGGCGCCGGCTGCCCACCCGCGGCGCCCGCGGGGCTCGGAGGACTCGGCTCCGGGCATGCGCGCTGACGCCCTGCGGCCGGGCGGCAGGAGCATGCGCCGGCTCCGCGCCCGGCCCGGCACGAGGCAAGGGGGCGCGCGCCCGGCGGTGGGTGTCCGCCGTGCCCAGGCGCCGGAGGCAGGGGGCATCGGGAGTCCAGGGCGGCGGTGATGCCCGCCGGGGTAGCGGTCGCGCCGGGCCGGCCTGGGAACGCGCGCCCGTTTGTGGGCACGACGTCCGGGCTGCCGGGGTGGGGGGAGCGTCCGTGCGAGCCCTGAGGGGAGGAGCCCGGAGACCCGGGTCGAGAGAGACAGCCTGACGGAGACAAGAGACACGGACACAACGGGCCAGACAAGAGGCCGAACACAGTCACCGCGGACAGGGATGCGGACGCCCCGCCGGCAGGCGTGACGGGAGCCcgaggccgccgccgccgccgccgccgggggaGGAGACATGGCGCCCCCCGCCGGTCCTGACGAGGACAGGCAGCCCGCGTCGCCCAGCGCGTCTCTGGCGGCCGCACCGCCTCTCGGGGCGTCCGGGCGCTCTCCCGGAAATCAAAGTCCGAGGAGGTGGCGTCTCGGCGGTCCTTGGGGTGCTCTCAGAGCTCTATGGGTCCTGGCATCAGAAGGGGGTTCATAACTTTGGGGGGCGGTGTCAGTGCCTCAGGAACGCAGGAACGCTGAGGGACCACGACACGCGGGGCTCGGGGTGCGTGTCACCGAGGCCCCTGAGGTGTTCGCAGGGGTTCACAGCCCTCTGGGGGCATCGTGGTGCCCCCCCCTGGAGGAGGTAGATAGATAGCtcgaaggtgggaggggggcatgGGCTCCTTTGGATGACAACTGCCCAAAGGGGCTCGAAACCTCTCTTTGGGGCTACCACATCCCTCCGTGTTGGGGCGGGGGTGTCGCTGCATCTCTCACCCTTCCTGGGCGGGCGCTCGCGGCACCGGGGGAGGAAAGGGGCGGGGGCCCAGAGGGGCGGCGCGCGCGACGCGATCAAAGACTTCTCGTCAGGCAGATGCACTGGACGAAGGTGAGCCTTGATGACTGCGCCCCGCCCGGCCCCCGCCcggccccagcccagcccgcaGGCTCAGGCAGCCCCACAGCGCCCCCGCCGCTCGCGCCGCTGCAGCCTCCGAAGGCGTCTCGTCCACGCATCCCGCCAGGGCAACACGAGGCTCCCGCGGGCGGCGCTgagccccggcccccggcccccggggCCCCCGACCGcggcccccggcccgccccccaGCAGCAGGTAGCGGCGGCCCGGCAGTAGGCGGGGGCAGCCGCAGGCGGCGTCCCGCGCCGGCACCCACAACGCGCTGCTCCCGCGCCGGGCGCGCTCCTCGCCGCTCCGGAACACCGCGAGCACGGCCACCGGGAAGCGCGTCCAGGAGCCACGCGCCTCGCCGCGCGCGCCCACCGCCACCTGCACCGCTGCGGGGGAGGCGAGAGGGGCGGGGTCAGGCGGGGCGGGGCCCCGATGGGGCGAGAGCCGAGGCGCACAGAGTGCCAGCCGGGGTGCGGGTGCGCGTGCGGGTTGGGGGCACGGAGGAAGAACACAAAGAGGACACGCCACAGCGGGAGCACCGAGAGGCCCCGGGGGCTGGCAGGATGGGGCCAGCGAGCGCGGAGGAGCTGAGGGACTGGTGGAATGGCCTTAGGGGCCAGCGAGGGTCAGGACCTCCAGAGGGAGAGTAGGGAGGGCAAGGTGAGGAGGGACGGGGGTCGGGCAGGAAGGCTGAGGGTGGGAGGCCAGGACGCGACCTACCGTAGTCCTTCCTGCAGAACTTCTTCAGGCTGATGCGGTAGCTGCCACGGGCAGGTTTGCAGTGCAAGTCGCAGTCTGGGAGGAGGGCGCAAGAGGAGGTTGGCACAGATCCGAATCTCCTTCCCCCCTTTTCCCACCCTCTTCTCCGGCCCTCTGGGAATTCACCGCCCCTCCCCCCAAGGACATGCCCCTCTGGGACCTCTGCTCACCCTGGGGCTCCACAGGACTGCTCTCCTCAGTGGGTCCAGGGACAGGGGTCTCTGTGGGGAGGATAGGATAATGGGCTGCATTTGAAGGGGGGTCAGGGGCATCTGCAGGGCTCAAGAGACAATTGAGGGGAGCTAGGGATCTGCGGGGCCCAGGTAGGCAACAGCTCAGAGCTGGGGTGACCTCTGCCAAAGTAGTCCAAGCAGAGCACCGTCACTCACTAACACAGGGTGCCACCGGAGAGCGGCTCTGCTGGAAGCCAGGGGCACAGCGGTTGCAGGTGAGGCCAGTGACGCCATCCTTGCAGGGACACTGGCCGGTGGTCTGGTTGCAGGTTTTGCCAGCAGCACCAACAGGGTGACAGTCACAGGCTGAGGACAGAAGTGGGACAGTCAGAAGCCCATCTGGGGTTGGGGAAACCCGGGAGGGTGAGGCGTGCAGGTGGCTGGCTGAAGGCTCACCCCTACAGGCGCGGCGGTCACTCAGGGCACGGCCGGGGTCTCGGTAGAAGCCCTCCCGGCAGTAGTGACAATGCCGGCCAGCGGTATTGTGCCGGCAGTTGAGGCAGACACCGCCGCTGCGGCGGCCAGACAGTCGGTACAGCTCCATGTTGAAGCGGCAGCGGCGGGCATGGCCATTGCAGGAGCAAGCTGCGAGGAAGGGTGGGTCAGGGACAGGCCGGCCGGGTCTCAGATCCCCAGGCCACCCTCCAAGGCCTCACCAAGGCAGGCGTGGGCTTCTCGGGCAGTGGCCCGCTGCCACGGCCTGTCGCAGTAGAAGGGCTTGCAGCGGCTGCAGTCCGGGCCCTCAGTGCCGTGCCGGCAGTCGCAGGTCAGGTGGCCTTGGGGGTCCAGCAGGCACCTGGACGCATGCCCATTGCACTTGCAGCGCCCGCCCACCTGGAGCTCAGTGGCTGAGTAAGAGTAAGGGGCTGTGGCCGTGGCGCCCCTGGTGTCTCCCAGCACGGCAGGCCTTGTGAGCACTACTTGAATGTCCGTGGCGGTCACCCAGTCTTGAAGCACCGGGCTGCTGTCCAGATccaggcctggcgggctgccgtcctgCACACTGAAGGCCAGCAGGCCACCACCGTCAGGCTGGGCCTGGGGCTCGGGGAAGCATAGGGCTTCGGGCCCCGGGCCAGCTGGGCCATCAGCAGGCGCAGGCAGGCGGCCGTAGTCCAGGCCACAGTGGGAGGAGAAGAAGCCGAGTGGGGTCCAGCTGCGGCCGTGGTCCTGCGACTTGAGCAGAGCCAGGGAAGTGGGGGGCGCCGAGCAGAAGCGCAGGCTCACGAACATCAGCTCAAAAGCCTTGCCCAGGGGCACTGTGAGGGTCACGTTGTGGGGCACCTGAGTCAGGGAGTCCGAGCGCCAGCACACCGGGTTGGCGGTGCCGCCTGTGGAGGTCAGGAGGGCGGCGGGGTGCGCCCGCCGCGGGTCCGAAGCGTCGCAGGCCCGCGTAGCCGGCCGCCCGCACGTGCTGGAGGCCAGCACCTCGCGGCCCAAGGCCGCGTTCACCAGGCCCGGCACGCAGCCGCGGGGCGCGCCCCCGTCGTCGTGGCAGGGGTCGGCGGGCGCCGGCGGCCCCGGGCTCAGCGCGGCCGAGAGCGTGCCCGCGGTCAGCAGCAGCCCCCAGGGCCAGCCGGGCATGGCCGGAGCCGCCGGGGCTCAGCCGGCCGGCCGGGGCCCCACGCCGCTGCCCTCGGGAGAGAGAGAGCCCGGTCCGAGGCTCTGCCCGCTGGCCTGGGGTGCCGAGCCACCAGAGCCCCCGGGCGGCCCCAACCGGGGCCCAGAGGTGGGCGCTGCCGCGGGCACGCTCCGGGCCGAGCGGAGCAGCGGGCACGCCCGCGCCTCCTCCCGCGGGGCCTGGAGCGTTGACAGGCGTCGCCCCCGCCCTCGGCGCCTCCGCCCGCAGAGGTACCACCCGCCGCCCTCCGCTCGTACTCACCCACCGAGGGCCGGGTCGAGCAGGTCTCCCGGCCTCCCGGGACGGGCCGAGGGCGGGCGGGGCCTGGGGCGCCCCagccgccgcctcctcccggcTGCAGCGAGGGCGGGCGAGCTGTgccaggagggggtggggggcgcagCGGGCTCCAGCCTGGGCTCAGCCGGGGGCGGGGCTGCTCGGccgggaaggagggaggggagaggagggggccgCGTCGGCAGAGCCGGAATCAGAAGCAGATTCAGACGCCGGCCGGGCCagcgggggagggggctgggaggccCTGGAGCCGGGGGAGGGGCCGCGGAGCCAGGAATGTGCTGGCGGGAGGGGGCTGGAGCGGGTGGCCCCGCCATGCAGCCCGTGGGGGACCACCCAGCCGGCCCCCGGCCCGCAGCCAGGCCCTGACTGCTCCTGGGGTTGTGCCACGTGCTGGGCGGGGGTCTGGCTGCCTCCTCCCTCAGGCCCCTGAGGCACGCCGGGCCCTGGAGCTGAAGACTGGGTCCCGGATGCTCTCCTGGGTCCCTACAGGGCACACTCGGGGCAAAGGGAACCAGGCTGGGCTGGTGGTTGTGGGGGTGTCCCTGAGGCAGCAGTCTGCTCCAGCAGAAAGAATTCAGGATTGGGGCCAGGTCTGATTTCGAATCCATGCTGCTCTAGTTTCTAGTTGTGTGGTTTCGAGTCCTCAACCTGcccaagcctcaatttcctcatcagcCAAGATGCCTATTATTCCCCCTTTGCTGTTGGCATTTCCTGAGCCGCATAGGAGCTCAACAGACCTGAGTTGCGGCAAAGCGTCCCAGGAAGGGGCAGCCCCACGCGGTCGGGGCAGGAACACCAGAATACATCCACCGGGGAGCATCTCTGAGGCCTGAAGTTCCACATGGGAGGCTGACCCCAGGGCAGACCAGCTGTCAGTGGAGACACCATGGGGGTGTGTCTCTGAGGTGGGGCTGCCACCCTCAGCTGGGCCAGAGACACTGCAAGGACAGAAGAGGATGGAGAGAAGCAGAATCCTGTGTACAGAGGCGGATACTGAAGGACACACCTTGGAGGAGCAGCAGGAAGACAGGGGGCTGGGCCACCTGCAGTGACTGACACTCTCTGGTGGGGCCCTTTACCAGGCCTGAGCAGCTCAAATGCAGGGGTGGGGAGCGATGGGACTGGTACTGGGGTCTGTCCCTCAACTTCCCAATAAAGAGAATATGCCCCTTAAAACAAACAACCAGGCACAAATGAGAGAGCTGGCAGGGCGCACGGTTCTGCTCTAGGATGGGTCGGTGCAGAAGGAGCGCCTTCCCACCCATTCTCTTCAAGATTCTTCAATCATCACCCCAAACCCATCTGGGATGGGGGGCCCTGGTGGGAGTTGGGGTTGGGGATAGATCCTACTGGGACTGTTACAAGCCCGGAGCTGGCCATGGTGGGGAGAAAGGCCTAGGCCCGGGACAGTGGTTCCACGGGCCTGAGacaagcctccagggacagcctggcTGTCTGAACTTCAGGACTCCTGCCTGGAAGGAGGAAAGTGGGGAGCAGCTCCCCTTGCCCAGCCCTGCAGGCTTTGTGTGCCGCACAGCCTCCTGatgaggtgggg carries:
- the NTN3 gene encoding netrin-3, with translation MPGWPWGLLLTAGTLSAALSPGPPAPADPCHDDGGAPRGCVPGLVNAALGREVLASSTCGRPATRACDASDPRRAHPAALLTSTGGTANPVCWRSDSLTQVPHNVTLTVPLGKAFELMFVSLRFCSAPPTSLALLKSQDHGRSWTPLGFFSSHCGLDYGRLPAPADGPAGPGPEALCFPEPQAQPDGGGLLAFSVQDGSPPGLDLDSSPVLQDWVTATDIQVVLTRPAVLGDTRGATATAPYSYSATELQVGGRCKCNGHASRCLLDPQGHLTCDCRHGTEGPDCSRCKPFYCDRPWQRATAREAHACLACSCNGHARRCRFNMELYRLSGRRSGGVCLNCRHNTAGRHCHYCREGFYRDPGRALSDRRACRACDCHPVGAAGKTCNQTTGQCPCKDGVTGLTCNRCAPGFQQSRSPVAPCVKTPVPGPTEESSPVEPQDCDLHCKPARGSYRISLKKFCRKDYAVQVAVGARGEARGSWTRFPVAVLAVFRSGEERARRGSSALWVPARDAACGCPRLLPGRRYLLLGGGPGAAVGGPGGRGPGLSAARGSLVLPWRDAWTRRLRRLQRRERRGRCGAA